A stretch of Apis cerana isolate GH-2021 linkage group LG1, AcerK_1.0, whole genome shotgun sequence DNA encodes these proteins:
- the LOC107994781 gene encoding myocardin-like isoform X16, whose translation MAEGNQSPPKAEVDDSSLQHAMDRNKESLKVKLTLRRPINQLVAQGIMPSLKTPPAFHEQRKQLERAKTGDLLKAKIQQRPGREELVRQHILEDVGHVDPSLAERQRMLKKARLADQLNDQLSHRPGPLELIQKNILHTEEPIERAVKEGHIPFKATCEGQVTKPQHPDHYITFEDDSQSSEGAPSPQLESRSDVLETAAASAGIVTVSLSIPTTGGAVVVSSTSPVFQQASNESTIQTFAELCNTVVGSQQQQQQQQQQQQQQQQQSHQQAQHNQQQHASTQASQTNGPSTTLLPLAPAPSPMSLGSTTSSLSPLSNISIASPPAPPPAAITPRPQASPIAAASTCQRSDAPGKDKNRKKSKTKSQPKTRTIKFHEYKGPPNAQKTSVSSTSSGLGSAPPGETSYELLLQQQQLFLQWQLEWQHKYPQIILPAAQKPLSLNSSGASDAGSISGSSLNAPSPAPSNSSNNPSEQPPLRPLGKLEDMKVSDLKVELKRRNLPVSGSKPQLIERLKPFTESSSGNSTSNSNGPHVTHMGHILMDTPGPMTSDESSSHAKSPGSAVKDEPNSPRTDSPHGSEHDDPSSPPGDDIIKEQRKRIEELQRELYKSQQQLQQIRQTQPSTVHAEKLVLQQHIQNKMQQQQLALHLQQLQHLQQQQQQQQQQQQQQQQQSQQQQQQQTQQQQHATFQQLNAKASLAAFLQAQPNNTTAILDSSTLTAINNKKNQTKNSATVQIPAAIVFNLPKPTKLNGTLLSALVAQAQQQQQQTVTAEDGKPPPPQYDEAAKLLKVKIEPVQKSHIKSQVVDDVLEILIKNGELPPSAAQDPATPTTPNRQLQQNLVFTAPADSQSHSLVFAAASPISPISPIAMEVSQSDCVSSPAPAPPPPPPLPLATFSIQLPTALQQLQQQEEISSFNTDLLNSEGELDAAMLLSPQSNQQASPDPQPPQEVTSSDNANLDLKELELDLETLDTMDFSQLDCDLGVKMEAPQELMDIGDMPMDMDDPDWLDSLMPQSPPTSSTTVANHHQPTPPTSLSSGTDIYDPLLASSQDPFDLFNMEDSDFKMSSDLLTWDKVDFAT comes from the exons CATTGAAGACGCCACCGGCGTTCCACGAGCAGAGGAAGCAACTGGAACGGGCGAAAACCGGTGATCTTCTGAAGGCGAAGATCCAGCAGAGACCAGGCAGGGAGGAGTTGGTCAGGCAGCATATCCTCGAGGATGTGGGTCACGTGGATCCAAGCCTGGCCGAGAGGCAACGGATGCTGAAGAAGGCCAGGTTAGCCGACCAGCTGAACGACCAGCTCAGTCATCGACCCGGACCGCTCGAGCTCATCCAAAAGAATATTCTCCACACGGAGGAGCCTATCGAAAGGGCGGTCAAAG AGGGTCACATTCCCTTCAAGGCCACTTGCGAGGGCCAAGTAACGAAGCCCCAACACCCAGACCACTACATCACCTTCGAGGATGACTCCCAGAGCTCGGAAGGCGCGCCCTCGCCCCAGCTGGAGTCCCGGTCGGACGTTCTGGAAACGGCGGCTGCCTCGGCTGGGATAGTGACCGTCTCCCTCAGTATTCCGACGACAGGCGGTGCCGTGGTGGTCTCGTCCACGTCGCCTGTGTTCCAACAAGCGTCCAACGAGTCGACGATACAAACTTTCGCCGAGCTGTGCAACACCGTGGTCGGCtcgcagcagcagcagcaacagcagcagcaacagcagcaacaacagcagcagcaatcCCATCAACAGGCCCAGCATAATCAGCAACAACATGCTTCCACGCAG GCGAGTCAGACAAACGGTCCATCGACGACCCTCCTTCCACTGGCGCCGGCGCCGAGTCCGATGTCCTTGGGCTCGACCACATCCAGCCTGAGCCCCCTTTCCAATATCTCGATAGCGTCGCCACCGGCACCACCGCCGGCCGCCATCACCCCCAGGCCTCAGGCGAGCCCCATAGCCGCCGCCTCCACGTGTCAGAGGAGCGACGCGCCCGGCAAGGATAAGAACAGGAAGAAGTCCAAGACCAAGAGTCAACCGAAGACACGTACGATCAAGTTTCACGAGTACAAA GGGCCGCCAAACGCGCAGAAAACCTCGGTGTCGTCCACGAGTTCCGGTCTCGGCTCGGCACCACCCGGCGAGACCAGCTACGAGCTTCTTCTTCAGCAGCAGCAGTTATTCCTACAATGGCAGCTCGAATGGCAGCACAAG TATCCTCAGATCATTCTACCGGCAGCGCAAAAGCCATTGTCGTTGAACAGTAGCGGGGCAAGTGACGCTGGTAGCATTAGCGGGAGCAGCTTGAACGCACCGAGCCCCGCACCCTCGAATTCTTCCAACAATCCCTCTGAACAACCACCTTTGAGGCCTTTGGGCAAGTTGGAAGATATGAAAG TAAGTGATCTCAAAGTGGAGTTGAAACGTCGAAACTTGCCTGTATCTGGCTCGAAGCCGCAGCTGATCGAGAGATTGAAGCCGTTCACGGAATCGTCTAGCGGCAACTCGACGTCTAACTCGAATGGGCCCCACGTGACGCATATGGGCCATATATTGATGGACACTCCGGGACCAATGACGTCCGACGAGTCTAGCTCCCATGCCAAGAGTCCTGGCTCCGCAGTCAAGGACGAACCGAATAGTCCACGGACCGATTCACCGCATGGCAGCGAGCACGATGATCCATCCAGTCCTCCAG GAGACGACATAATCAAAGAGCAAAGGAAACGGATAGAAGAGTTGCAACGTGAATTGTACAAATCTCAACAGCAACTTCAGCAGATCCGTCAGACCCAACCGTCTACAGTTCACGCTGAGAAGCTGGTGCTGCAGCAACATATACAGAACAAGAtgcagcagcagcagctgGCGCTACATTTGCAACAGTTGCAGCATttgcagcagcaacagcagcagcaacaacagcagcagcagcagcagcaacagcaaagtcaacaacaacagcagcagcagacgcagcaacaacaacacgCTACGTTCCAACAGCTGAACGCGAAAGCTAGCCTCGCCGCATTCCTGCAGGCACAGCCAAATAATACTACTGCCATTCTAGACTCTTCGACTTTGACCGCGATTAACAATAAGAAGAACCAGACGAAGAACAGCGCGACGGTTCAAATACCTGCTGCGATAGTTTTTAATCTACCCAAACCTACGAAATTGAATGGAACATTGTTGAGCGCGTTGGTGGCACAAGCCcaacaacagcagcaacaAACCGTTACCGCAGAGGATGGGAAACCGCCACCACCTCAGTACGATGAAGCCGCGAAGTTACTAAAG GTAAAAATTGAACCAGTTCAAAAAAGTCATATCAAGAGTCAAGTGGTGGATGACGTGCTGGAGATCCTGATCAAGAATGGCGAATTACCACCGAGCGCCGCACAGGACCCGGCCACGCCAACTACACCCAACAGACAGCTACAACAAAACTTGGTATTCACGGCGCCAGCGGATAGTCAAAGTCATTCGTTGGTTTTCGCCGCTGCTAGTCCAATCAGTCCGATCAGCCCCATCGCGATGGAGGTTTCCCAGAGCGATTGCGTGAGTTCACCGGCGCCGGCGCCACCGCCACCGCCTCCTTTGCCTCTGGCAACTTTCTCTATACAGCTGCCAACCGCGTTACAACAGTTGCAGCAGCAAGAGGAGATCTCCTCGTTCAACACAGACCTGTTAAACTCGGAAGGTGAGCTGGACGCCGCGATGCTTCTTAGCCCGCAGTCAAATCAGCAAGCGTCGCCCGACCCTCAACCTCCTCAAGAAGTAACGTCGTCGGATAACGCGAATTTAGACCTTAAG GAACTCGAGCTAGATCTCGAGACCTTAGACACGATGGATTTCAGTCAATTGGATTGCGACTTGGGTGTAAAGATGGAAGCGCCTCAAGAGTTGATGGACATCGGCGACATGCCCATGGACATGGATGATCCAGATTGGCTCGATTCATTGATGCCACAATCTCCTCCAACTTCTTCCACGACAGTGGCGAATCATCATCAACCGACGCCACCGACGAGTTTGTCGAGCGGCACGGATATTTACGATCCGCTGTTAGCCAGTAGCCAAGATCCGTTTGATCTCTTCAACATGGAGGACTCTGATTTCAAGATGTCTTCCGATCTTTTAACCTGGGACAAAGTCGACTTCGCGACCTAG
- the LOC107994781 gene encoding myocardin-like isoform X15: protein MAEGNQSPPKAEVDDSSLQHAMDRNKESLKVKLTLRRPINQLVAQGIMPSLKTPPAFHEQRKQLERAKTGDLLKAKIQQRPGREELVRQHILEDVGHVDPSLAERQRMLKKARLADQLNDQLSHRPGPLELIQKNILHTEEPIERAVKEGHIPFKATCEGQVTKPQHPDHYITFEDDSQSSEGAPSPQLESRSDVLETAAASAGIVTVSLSIPTTGGAVVVSSTSPVFQQASNESTIQTFAELCNTVVGSQQQQQQQQQQQQQQQQQSHQQAQHNQQQHASTQASQTNGPSTTLLPLAPAPSPMSLGSTTSSLSPLSNISIASPPAPPPAAITPRPQASPIAAASTCQRSDAPGKDKNRKKSKTKSQPKTRTIKFHEYKGPPNAQKTSVSSTSSGLGSAPPGETSYELLLQQQQLFLQWQLEWQHKYPQIILPAAQKPLSLNSSGASDAGSISGSSLNAPSPAPSNSSNNPSEQPPLRPLGKLEDMKVSDLKVELKRRNLPVSGSKPQLIERLKPFTESSSGNSTSNSNGPHVTHMGHILMDTPGPMTSDESSSHAKSPGSAVKDEPNSPRTDSPHGSEHDDPSSPPVRVSGDDIIKEQRKRIEELQRELYKSQQQLQQIRQTQPSTVHAEKLVLQQHIQNKMQQQQLALHLQQLQHLQQQQQQQQQQQQQQQQQSQQQQQQQTQQQQHATFQQLNAKASLAAFLQAQPNNTTAILDSSTLTAINNKKNQTKNSATVQIPAAIVFNLPKPTKLNGTLLSALVAQAQQQQQQTVTAEDGKPPPPQYDEAAKLLKVKIEPVQKSHIKSQVVDDVLEILIKNGELPPSAAQDPATPTTPNRQLQQNLVFTAPADSQSHSLVFAAASPISPISPIAMEVSQSDCVSSPAPAPPPPPPLPLATFSIQLPTALQQLQQQEEISSFNTDLLNSEGELDAAMLLSPQSNQQASPDPQPPQEVTSSDNANLDLKELELDLETLDTMDFSQLDCDLGVKMEAPQELMDIGDMPMDMDDPDWLDSLMPQSPPTSSTTVANHHQPTPPTSLSSGTDIYDPLLASSQDPFDLFNMEDSDFKMSSDLLTWDKVDFAT, encoded by the exons CATTGAAGACGCCACCGGCGTTCCACGAGCAGAGGAAGCAACTGGAACGGGCGAAAACCGGTGATCTTCTGAAGGCGAAGATCCAGCAGAGACCAGGCAGGGAGGAGTTGGTCAGGCAGCATATCCTCGAGGATGTGGGTCACGTGGATCCAAGCCTGGCCGAGAGGCAACGGATGCTGAAGAAGGCCAGGTTAGCCGACCAGCTGAACGACCAGCTCAGTCATCGACCCGGACCGCTCGAGCTCATCCAAAAGAATATTCTCCACACGGAGGAGCCTATCGAAAGGGCGGTCAAAG AGGGTCACATTCCCTTCAAGGCCACTTGCGAGGGCCAAGTAACGAAGCCCCAACACCCAGACCACTACATCACCTTCGAGGATGACTCCCAGAGCTCGGAAGGCGCGCCCTCGCCCCAGCTGGAGTCCCGGTCGGACGTTCTGGAAACGGCGGCTGCCTCGGCTGGGATAGTGACCGTCTCCCTCAGTATTCCGACGACAGGCGGTGCCGTGGTGGTCTCGTCCACGTCGCCTGTGTTCCAACAAGCGTCCAACGAGTCGACGATACAAACTTTCGCCGAGCTGTGCAACACCGTGGTCGGCtcgcagcagcagcagcaacagcagcagcaacagcagcaacaacagcagcagcaatcCCATCAACAGGCCCAGCATAATCAGCAACAACATGCTTCCACGCAG GCGAGTCAGACAAACGGTCCATCGACGACCCTCCTTCCACTGGCGCCGGCGCCGAGTCCGATGTCCTTGGGCTCGACCACATCCAGCCTGAGCCCCCTTTCCAATATCTCGATAGCGTCGCCACCGGCACCACCGCCGGCCGCCATCACCCCCAGGCCTCAGGCGAGCCCCATAGCCGCCGCCTCCACGTGTCAGAGGAGCGACGCGCCCGGCAAGGATAAGAACAGGAAGAAGTCCAAGACCAAGAGTCAACCGAAGACACGTACGATCAAGTTTCACGAGTACAAA GGGCCGCCAAACGCGCAGAAAACCTCGGTGTCGTCCACGAGTTCCGGTCTCGGCTCGGCACCACCCGGCGAGACCAGCTACGAGCTTCTTCTTCAGCAGCAGCAGTTATTCCTACAATGGCAGCTCGAATGGCAGCACAAG TATCCTCAGATCATTCTACCGGCAGCGCAAAAGCCATTGTCGTTGAACAGTAGCGGGGCAAGTGACGCTGGTAGCATTAGCGGGAGCAGCTTGAACGCACCGAGCCCCGCACCCTCGAATTCTTCCAACAATCCCTCTGAACAACCACCTTTGAGGCCTTTGGGCAAGTTGGAAGATATGAAAG TAAGTGATCTCAAAGTGGAGTTGAAACGTCGAAACTTGCCTGTATCTGGCTCGAAGCCGCAGCTGATCGAGAGATTGAAGCCGTTCACGGAATCGTCTAGCGGCAACTCGACGTCTAACTCGAATGGGCCCCACGTGACGCATATGGGCCATATATTGATGGACACTCCGGGACCAATGACGTCCGACGAGTCTAGCTCCCATGCCAAGAGTCCTGGCTCCGCAGTCAAGGACGAACCGAATAGTCCACGGACCGATTCACCGCATGGCAGCGAGCACGATGATCCATCCAGTCCTCCAG TCCGTGTTTCAGGAGACGACATAATCAAAGAGCAAAGGAAACGGATAGAAGAGTTGCAACGTGAATTGTACAAATCTCAACAGCAACTTCAGCAGATCCGTCAGACCCAACCGTCTACAGTTCACGCTGAGAAGCTGGTGCTGCAGCAACATATACAGAACAAGAtgcagcagcagcagctgGCGCTACATTTGCAACAGTTGCAGCATttgcagcagcaacagcagcagcaacaacagcagcagcagcagcagcaacagcaaagtcaacaacaacagcagcagcagacgcagcaacaacaacacgCTACGTTCCAACAGCTGAACGCGAAAGCTAGCCTCGCCGCATTCCTGCAGGCACAGCCAAATAATACTACTGCCATTCTAGACTCTTCGACTTTGACCGCGATTAACAATAAGAAGAACCAGACGAAGAACAGCGCGACGGTTCAAATACCTGCTGCGATAGTTTTTAATCTACCCAAACCTACGAAATTGAATGGAACATTGTTGAGCGCGTTGGTGGCACAAGCCcaacaacagcagcaacaAACCGTTACCGCAGAGGATGGGAAACCGCCACCACCTCAGTACGATGAAGCCGCGAAGTTACTAAAG GTAAAAATTGAACCAGTTCAAAAAAGTCATATCAAGAGTCAAGTGGTGGATGACGTGCTGGAGATCCTGATCAAGAATGGCGAATTACCACCGAGCGCCGCACAGGACCCGGCCACGCCAACTACACCCAACAGACAGCTACAACAAAACTTGGTATTCACGGCGCCAGCGGATAGTCAAAGTCATTCGTTGGTTTTCGCCGCTGCTAGTCCAATCAGTCCGATCAGCCCCATCGCGATGGAGGTTTCCCAGAGCGATTGCGTGAGTTCACCGGCGCCGGCGCCACCGCCACCGCCTCCTTTGCCTCTGGCAACTTTCTCTATACAGCTGCCAACCGCGTTACAACAGTTGCAGCAGCAAGAGGAGATCTCCTCGTTCAACACAGACCTGTTAAACTCGGAAGGTGAGCTGGACGCCGCGATGCTTCTTAGCCCGCAGTCAAATCAGCAAGCGTCGCCCGACCCTCAACCTCCTCAAGAAGTAACGTCGTCGGATAACGCGAATTTAGACCTTAAG GAACTCGAGCTAGATCTCGAGACCTTAGACACGATGGATTTCAGTCAATTGGATTGCGACTTGGGTGTAAAGATGGAAGCGCCTCAAGAGTTGATGGACATCGGCGACATGCCCATGGACATGGATGATCCAGATTGGCTCGATTCATTGATGCCACAATCTCCTCCAACTTCTTCCACGACAGTGGCGAATCATCATCAACCGACGCCACCGACGAGTTTGTCGAGCGGCACGGATATTTACGATCCGCTGTTAGCCAGTAGCCAAGATCCGTTTGATCTCTTCAACATGGAGGACTCTGATTTCAAGATGTCTTCCGATCTTTTAACCTGGGACAAAGTCGACTTCGCGACCTAG
- the LOC107994781 gene encoding myocardin-like isoform X14: MVTLDTEQKSERQHCARRMCAICRRIKRDKALKVKLTLRRPINQLVAQGIMPSLKTPPAFHEQRKQLERAKTGDLLKAKIQQRPGREELVRQHILEDVGHVDPSLAERQRMLKKARLADQLNDQLSHRPGPLELIQKNILHTEEPIERAVKEGHIPFKATCEGQVTKPQHPDHYITFEDDSQSSEGAPSPQLESRSDVLETAAASAGIVTVSLSIPTTGGAVVVSSTSPVFQQASNESTIQTFAELCNTVVGSQQQQQQQQQQQQQQQQQSHQQAQHNQQQHASTQASQTNGPSTTLLPLAPAPSPMSLGSTTSSLSPLSNISIASPPAPPPAAITPRPQASPIAAASTCQRSDAPGKDKNRKKSKTKSQPKTRTIKFHEYKGPPNAQKTSVSSTSSGLGSAPPGETSYELLLQQQQLFLQWQLEWQHKYPQIILPAAQKPLSLNSSGASDAGSISGSSLNAPSPAPSNSSNNPSEQPPLRPLGKLEDMKVSDLKVELKRRNLPVSGSKPQLIERLKPFTESSSGNSTSNSNGPHVTHMGHILMDTPGPMTSDESSSHAKSPGSAVKDEPNSPRTDSPHGSEHDDPSSPPVRVSGDDIIKEQRKRIEELQRELYKSQQQLQQIRQTQPSTVHAEKLVLQQHIQNKMQQQQLALHLQQLQHLQQQQQQQQQQQQQQQQQSQQQQQQQTQQQQHATFQQLNAKASLAAFLQAQPNNTTAILDSSTLTAINNKKNQTKNSATVQIPAAIVFNLPKPTKLNGTLLSALVAQAQQQQQQTVTAEDGKPPPPQYDEAAKLLKVKIEPVQKSHIKSQVVDDVLEILIKNGELPPSAAQDPATPTTPNRQLQQNLVFTAPADSQSHSLVFAAASPISPISPIAMEVSQSDCVSSPAPAPPPPPPLPLATFSIQLPTALQQLQQQEEISSFNTDLLNSEGELDAAMLLSPQSNQQASPDPQPPQEVTSSDNANLDLKELELDLETLDTMDFSQLDCDLGVKMEAPQELMDIGDMPMDMDDPDWLDSLMPQSPPTSSTTVANHHQPTPPTSLSSGTDIYDPLLASSQDPFDLFNMEDSDFKMSSDLLTWDKVDFAT; the protein is encoded by the exons CATTGAAGACGCCACCGGCGTTCCACGAGCAGAGGAAGCAACTGGAACGGGCGAAAACCGGTGATCTTCTGAAGGCGAAGATCCAGCAGAGACCAGGCAGGGAGGAGTTGGTCAGGCAGCATATCCTCGAGGATGTGGGTCACGTGGATCCAAGCCTGGCCGAGAGGCAACGGATGCTGAAGAAGGCCAGGTTAGCCGACCAGCTGAACGACCAGCTCAGTCATCGACCCGGACCGCTCGAGCTCATCCAAAAGAATATTCTCCACACGGAGGAGCCTATCGAAAGGGCGGTCAAAG AGGGTCACATTCCCTTCAAGGCCACTTGCGAGGGCCAAGTAACGAAGCCCCAACACCCAGACCACTACATCACCTTCGAGGATGACTCCCAGAGCTCGGAAGGCGCGCCCTCGCCCCAGCTGGAGTCCCGGTCGGACGTTCTGGAAACGGCGGCTGCCTCGGCTGGGATAGTGACCGTCTCCCTCAGTATTCCGACGACAGGCGGTGCCGTGGTGGTCTCGTCCACGTCGCCTGTGTTCCAACAAGCGTCCAACGAGTCGACGATACAAACTTTCGCCGAGCTGTGCAACACCGTGGTCGGCtcgcagcagcagcagcaacagcagcagcaacagcagcaacaacagcagcagcaatcCCATCAACAGGCCCAGCATAATCAGCAACAACATGCTTCCACGCAG GCGAGTCAGACAAACGGTCCATCGACGACCCTCCTTCCACTGGCGCCGGCGCCGAGTCCGATGTCCTTGGGCTCGACCACATCCAGCCTGAGCCCCCTTTCCAATATCTCGATAGCGTCGCCACCGGCACCACCGCCGGCCGCCATCACCCCCAGGCCTCAGGCGAGCCCCATAGCCGCCGCCTCCACGTGTCAGAGGAGCGACGCGCCCGGCAAGGATAAGAACAGGAAGAAGTCCAAGACCAAGAGTCAACCGAAGACACGTACGATCAAGTTTCACGAGTACAAA GGGCCGCCAAACGCGCAGAAAACCTCGGTGTCGTCCACGAGTTCCGGTCTCGGCTCGGCACCACCCGGCGAGACCAGCTACGAGCTTCTTCTTCAGCAGCAGCAGTTATTCCTACAATGGCAGCTCGAATGGCAGCACAAG TATCCTCAGATCATTCTACCGGCAGCGCAAAAGCCATTGTCGTTGAACAGTAGCGGGGCAAGTGACGCTGGTAGCATTAGCGGGAGCAGCTTGAACGCACCGAGCCCCGCACCCTCGAATTCTTCCAACAATCCCTCTGAACAACCACCTTTGAGGCCTTTGGGCAAGTTGGAAGATATGAAAG TAAGTGATCTCAAAGTGGAGTTGAAACGTCGAAACTTGCCTGTATCTGGCTCGAAGCCGCAGCTGATCGAGAGATTGAAGCCGTTCACGGAATCGTCTAGCGGCAACTCGACGTCTAACTCGAATGGGCCCCACGTGACGCATATGGGCCATATATTGATGGACACTCCGGGACCAATGACGTCCGACGAGTCTAGCTCCCATGCCAAGAGTCCTGGCTCCGCAGTCAAGGACGAACCGAATAGTCCACGGACCGATTCACCGCATGGCAGCGAGCACGATGATCCATCCAGTCCTCCAG TCCGTGTTTCAGGAGACGACATAATCAAAGAGCAAAGGAAACGGATAGAAGAGTTGCAACGTGAATTGTACAAATCTCAACAGCAACTTCAGCAGATCCGTCAGACCCAACCGTCTACAGTTCACGCTGAGAAGCTGGTGCTGCAGCAACATATACAGAACAAGAtgcagcagcagcagctgGCGCTACATTTGCAACAGTTGCAGCATttgcagcagcaacagcagcagcaacaacagcagcagcagcagcagcaacagcaaagtcaacaacaacagcagcagcagacgcagcaacaacaacacgCTACGTTCCAACAGCTGAACGCGAAAGCTAGCCTCGCCGCATTCCTGCAGGCACAGCCAAATAATACTACTGCCATTCTAGACTCTTCGACTTTGACCGCGATTAACAATAAGAAGAACCAGACGAAGAACAGCGCGACGGTTCAAATACCTGCTGCGATAGTTTTTAATCTACCCAAACCTACGAAATTGAATGGAACATTGTTGAGCGCGTTGGTGGCACAAGCCcaacaacagcagcaacaAACCGTTACCGCAGAGGATGGGAAACCGCCACCACCTCAGTACGATGAAGCCGCGAAGTTACTAAAG GTAAAAATTGAACCAGTTCAAAAAAGTCATATCAAGAGTCAAGTGGTGGATGACGTGCTGGAGATCCTGATCAAGAATGGCGAATTACCACCGAGCGCCGCACAGGACCCGGCCACGCCAACTACACCCAACAGACAGCTACAACAAAACTTGGTATTCACGGCGCCAGCGGATAGTCAAAGTCATTCGTTGGTTTTCGCCGCTGCTAGTCCAATCAGTCCGATCAGCCCCATCGCGATGGAGGTTTCCCAGAGCGATTGCGTGAGTTCACCGGCGCCGGCGCCACCGCCACCGCCTCCTTTGCCTCTGGCAACTTTCTCTATACAGCTGCCAACCGCGTTACAACAGTTGCAGCAGCAAGAGGAGATCTCCTCGTTCAACACAGACCTGTTAAACTCGGAAGGTGAGCTGGACGCCGCGATGCTTCTTAGCCCGCAGTCAAATCAGCAAGCGTCGCCCGACCCTCAACCTCCTCAAGAAGTAACGTCGTCGGATAACGCGAATTTAGACCTTAAG GAACTCGAGCTAGATCTCGAGACCTTAGACACGATGGATTTCAGTCAATTGGATTGCGACTTGGGTGTAAAGATGGAAGCGCCTCAAGAGTTGATGGACATCGGCGACATGCCCATGGACATGGATGATCCAGATTGGCTCGATTCATTGATGCCACAATCTCCTCCAACTTCTTCCACGACAGTGGCGAATCATCATCAACCGACGCCACCGACGAGTTTGTCGAGCGGCACGGATATTTACGATCCGCTGTTAGCCAGTAGCCAAGATCCGTTTGATCTCTTCAACATGGAGGACTCTGATTTCAAGATGTCTTCCGATCTTTTAACCTGGGACAAAGTCGACTTCGCGACCTAG
- the LOC107994706 gene encoding aprataxin isoform X1: MLFLKRTNYLKFVSLLTSSDATAPKKHHWATGLLVSMEDPRYKVKEDDKIIVIKDKYPKAQYHYLIIPKIDIPSLWHVKKENEDLLLHMHAIAEDLTKEHKEFEFLIGYHAVPSMHRLHLHVISTDFNSPCLKTKYHWNSFTTPFFLHSTDICNQLREKGELKKLKSEESAQYLNTPLKCHKCPATPKNMPDLKRHLLIHLSDKI; the protein is encoded by the exons atgctatttttaaaaaggacAAATTAcctaaaatttgtttcattgt TGACATCAAGTGATGCAACAGCCCCTAAGAAGCATCATTGGGCAACGGGCTTACTCGTTTCTATGGAAGATCCTCGATATAAAGTAAAAgaagatgataaaataattgtcatTAAAGACAAATATCCAAAAGctcaatatcattatttaatcataccAAAAATAGATATTCCATCATTGTGgcatgtaaaaaaagaaaatgaagatttattattacatatgcaTGCTATTGCTGAAGATTTAACTAAAGAACATAAGGAATTTGAATTCCT taTTGGATATCATGCTGTACCAAGCATGCACAGATTACATTTACATGTAATAAGTACTGATTTTAATAGTCCTTGTCTAAAGACCAAATATCATTGGAATTCATTTACAACACCTTTCTTTCTACATTCAACAG ATATTTGTAATCAATTGCGCGAGAAAGgtgaattaaaaaagttgaaatctGAAGAAAGTGCGCAGTATCTGAATACACCGTTAAAATGTCACAAATGTCCAGCCACTCCAAAAAATATGCCGGACTTAAAAAGACATTTGTTAATACATTtatctgataaaatttaa
- the LOC107994706 gene encoding aprataxin isoform X2, whose protein sequence is MKRKPKVTSSDATAPKKHHWATGLLVSMEDPRYKVKEDDKIIVIKDKYPKAQYHYLIIPKIDIPSLWHVKKENEDLLLHMHAIAEDLTKEHKEFEFLIGYHAVPSMHRLHLHVISTDFNSPCLKTKYHWNSFTTPFFLHSTDICNQLREKGELKKLKSEESAQYLNTPLKCHKCPATPKNMPDLKRHLLIHLSDKI, encoded by the exons atgaaacgCAAACCAAAAGTGACATCAAGTGATGCAACAGCCCCTAAGAAGCATCATTGGGCAACGGGCTTACTCGTTTCTATGGAAGATCCTCGATATAAAGTAAAAgaagatgataaaataattgtcatTAAAGACAAATATCCAAAAGctcaatatcattatttaatcataccAAAAATAGATATTCCATCATTGTGgcatgtaaaaaaagaaaatgaagatttattattacatatgcaTGCTATTGCTGAAGATTTAACTAAAGAACATAAGGAATTTGAATTCCT taTTGGATATCATGCTGTACCAAGCATGCACAGATTACATTTACATGTAATAAGTACTGATTTTAATAGTCCTTGTCTAAAGACCAAATATCATTGGAATTCATTTACAACACCTTTCTTTCTACATTCAACAG ATATTTGTAATCAATTGCGCGAGAAAGgtgaattaaaaaagttgaaatctGAAGAAAGTGCGCAGTATCTGAATACACCGTTAAAATGTCACAAATGTCCAGCCACTCCAAAAAATATGCCGGACTTAAAAAGACATTTGTTAATACATTtatctgataaaatttaa